In a single window of the Rhodoligotrophos appendicifer genome:
- a CDS encoding branched-chain amino acid ABC transporter permease produces MRTGHFKESYASLVALNDSHVVWAWTAVLLAGLLALPLFAGNYPLSLASAALIAVVGAVGLNLLTGTTGLISIGQSGFLAIGAYTNGLLLADYDWPLWATMPAAGILSALISLLVGIPSLRLKGLYLAITTLAFAFIVTHIILYAEDITHGPNGVFLPKVTAFGFDLSRDRPFFYFTLAFTILAILLALNLSRTRIGRAWMAIRDHDIAARVMGIDLVRYKLLAFMISSFIVGIAGALMSLQIRFVNTDVFGLILSIEALAMIILGGLGSIAGAVLGAVFLSLLPEVIRLAFETFGDPSSTTYTTYVYEIRGIAYGVVIVAFLRFKPEGLIGLWRDAKRYWTNWPLAY; encoded by the coding sequence ATGCGCACCGGTCACTTCAAGGAATCCTACGCCTCCCTGGTCGCCCTGAACGACAGCCACGTGGTTTGGGCCTGGACGGCCGTCCTTCTGGCGGGCCTCCTGGCCCTCCCCCTCTTTGCCGGAAACTATCCTCTGTCTCTGGCCTCTGCCGCCTTGATCGCCGTCGTCGGCGCCGTCGGGCTGAACCTGTTGACCGGCACCACCGGCCTGATTTCCATCGGCCAGTCGGGCTTCCTGGCCATCGGCGCCTATACCAACGGCCTCCTGCTGGCGGATTACGACTGGCCGCTCTGGGCGACGATGCCGGCTGCGGGCATTCTCTCGGCCTTGATCAGCCTCCTGGTCGGGATCCCCTCCCTGCGGCTCAAGGGTCTGTATCTCGCGATCACCACCCTCGCCTTCGCCTTTATCGTCACTCACATCATCCTTTACGCCGAGGACATCACCCATGGTCCCAACGGCGTCTTTCTGCCCAAGGTCACGGCCTTCGGCTTCGATCTTTCGCGCGATCGCCCCTTCTTCTATTTCACTCTCGCCTTCACCATCCTGGCGATCCTGCTGGCGCTGAACCTGTCGCGGACCCGCATCGGCCGCGCCTGGATGGCCATCCGCGATCATGATATCGCCGCCCGTGTCATGGGCATCGACCTAGTGCGCTACAAACTGCTCGCCTTCATGATCTCCTCCTTCATCGTGGGGATTGCCGGCGCGCTGATGTCGCTGCAGATTCGCTTCGTCAACACCGACGTCTTTGGCCTGATCCTGTCCATCGAGGCGCTCGCCATGATCATCCTCGGCGGCCTCGGCTCGATCGCCGGCGCAGTGCTCGGAGCGGTGTTCCTGTCGCTGCTGCCGGAGGTGATCCGCCTCGCCTTCGAGACCTTTGGCGATCCCTCCTCCACCACCTACACGACCTATGTCTACGAGATCCGCGGCATCGCCTATGGCGTCGTCATCGTCGCCTTTCTGCGCTTCAAGCCGGAGGGGCTGATCGGACTGTGGAGGGATGCCAAGCGCTACTGGACGAACTGGCCACTAGCATACTGA
- a CDS encoding branched-chain amino acid ABC transporter permease, protein MEFFVLLVATGLVSGAAYGMIAMGFALIYKATGVVNFAQGELVMLTAYIAFSIATSFELSFFPLLLVTIPIAMVIGLLLERIFIRPMLGEPVFAIVMVTIGLAVIIRGVTIMIWGPDPFEFPGLPTTVIYLGSLPFYPAQLYALGALAVLVLAAWAFLNRSRVGIAMRAVAANEKAALLMGIGVPRIHALAWSLSSAIAAVAGILFAANFKLGPDLWFQGLKSFPAVILGGLDSVIGAAIGGLVIGVIENMAQGYLGQGLREIAGFVVIVLVLMIRPYGLFGEREIERV, encoded by the coding sequence ATGGAATTCTTCGTCCTCCTCGTCGCGACGGGTCTCGTCTCCGGGGCCGCCTATGGCATGATCGCCATGGGTTTCGCCTTGATCTACAAGGCCACCGGCGTGGTGAACTTCGCCCAGGGCGAGCTGGTCATGCTGACCGCCTATATCGCCTTCTCCATCGCCACGAGCTTCGAATTGTCCTTTTTCCCGCTGCTGCTGGTCACGATCCCCATCGCCATGGTGATCGGCTTGCTGCTGGAGCGGATCTTCATCCGGCCGATGCTGGGCGAGCCGGTCTTCGCCATCGTCATGGTGACCATCGGCCTCGCCGTCATCATCCGCGGGGTCACCATCATGATCTGGGGGCCGGACCCCTTCGAATTCCCGGGCCTTCCGACCACCGTCATTTACCTGGGCAGTCTGCCCTTCTACCCGGCCCAGCTCTATGCGCTGGGAGCCTTGGCTGTTCTCGTCCTCGCGGCTTGGGCCTTTCTCAATCGCAGCCGCGTCGGCATCGCCATGCGGGCCGTCGCCGCCAATGAGAAGGCAGCCCTCCTCATGGGCATCGGCGTGCCGCGGATCCACGCTTTGGCCTGGTCGCTCTCCTCCGCCATCGCAGCGGTCGCCGGCATCCTTTTCGCCGCCAATTTCAAGCTGGGCCCGGATCTCTGGTTCCAGGGCCTCAAATCCTTCCCGGCCGTCATCCTGGGGGGCCTCGACAGCGTCATTGGCGCAGCCATCGGCGGCTTGGTCATCGGCGTCATCGAGAACATGGCGCAAGGCTATCTGGGCCAGGGCCTGCGGGAGATCGCCGGCTTCGTGGTGATCGTCCTCGTGCTGATGATCAGGCCCTACGGCCTCTTCGGCGAACGTGAAATCGAGAGGGTCTGA